In one window of Candidatus Atribacteria bacterium DNA:
- a CDS encoding tripartite tricarboxylate transporter TctB family protein → MLINFKHKINNTTIICIMIFIWNTIYMIEAINMGSPIRKGRVDVNFFPIVISCLMYLITLYLLIDSLKQKKEIIDFNLTNKTKPILIIIFTVIYILILKSTGYMLSSILYIFSIISIFDSKKRKLYIKIIYAVIITVLIFLLYEKIFAIRLPKLGGIF, encoded by the coding sequence ATGTTGATTAATTTTAAACATAAGATAAATAATACAACGATTATCTGTATTATGATATTTATCTGGAACACAATATATATGATTGAAGCTATTAATATGGGTTCACCTATAAGAAAAGGAAGGGTTGATGTTAATTTTTTCCCGATAGTAATTTCTTGCTTAATGTATCTTATAACATTATATCTATTGATTGATTCTTTGAAACAAAAAAAAGAAATAATTGATTTTAATTTGACAAATAAAACTAAACCCATACTAATCATTATCTTTACCGTTATTTATATTCTAATTTTAAAATCGACCGGTTATATGTTATCTTCGATTCTTTATATTTTTAGTATCATTTCAATTTTCGATTCTAAAAAAAGAAAGCTGTATATAAAAATTATCTACGCTGTCATTATTACTGTTCTAATATTTTTGTTATATGAAAAAATATTTGCAATAAGATTGCCTAAATTGGGAGGTATATTTTAA
- a CDS encoding tripartite tricarboxylate transporter substrate binding protein, with translation MKFKSKLMILFILLMLSFVTLVSIAAEYPEKDIRMVCPWGAGGGTDAITRKISQIAEKALPVSIYVENLEGGMSGTGVYSVMQSKPDGSTLGTLTYDSVITVPWKELVPGYSLDKLVLLCRLTSEADALVVRQDSRFKNFEDLVKAAKEKPESINIGIQELGSRTHIAILQLQEKVGVTFNVISYTGGAAPQKEALLSGEVEVIITSLGDFAPLINSGQARGLVELSGTRNVKFTDVPTLKELGYNLEVLSFVLVAAPAGTPEDILAKLEKTFDDAYHSDEFLDWLNQVGVTSAWLGRADVNKWATDTQTKYFDILNDLIKQGIIEE, from the coding sequence ATGAAATTTAAATCGAAATTGATGATTCTTTTTATTCTTTTGATGCTATCTTTTGTAACGTTGGTTAGTATTGCAGCCGAATATCCCGAAAAGGACATTAGAATGGTTTGTCCCTGGGGCGCGGGCGGAGGAACAGACGCTATTACCAGAAAGATTTCGCAAATAGCTGAAAAAGCTCTTCCTGTTTCCATTTATGTTGAAAACTTAGAAGGTGGAATGAGCGGAACCGGTGTATATTCCGTAATGCAATCTAAGCCCGATGGAAGTACCCTTGGAACGCTCACTTACGATAGCGTTATTACTGTTCCCTGGAAAGAATTGGTTCCGGGATATAGTTTGGACAAGTTAGTTTTGTTATGCCGACTCACCAGTGAAGCTGATGCTTTAGTGGTTCGTCAAGACTCAAGATTTAAAAACTTTGAAGATCTCGTAAAAGCCGCCAAGGAAAAACCAGAAAGTATTAATATAGGTATACAAGAATTGGGTTCGAGAACACATATTGCAATTTTACAGCTTCAAGAAAAAGTAGGGGTTACATTTAATGTAATTTCCTATACAGGTGGCGCTGCTCCTCAAAAAGAAGCATTGCTTTCCGGAGAAGTAGAAGTCATTATCACCAGCTTGGGCGATTTTGCACCACTAATCAATTCTGGGCAAGCACGCGGTTTGGTAGAATTATCAGGAACCAGAAATGTAAAATTTACTGATGTACCAACTTTAAAAGAATTGGGTTACAATTTAGAAGTACTCAGCTTTGTTTTAGTTGCTGCTCCTGCTGGAACCCCAGAAGATATACTAGCAAAGCTTGAGAAAACATTTGACGATGCTTACCATTCAGATGAATTTTTGGATTGGCTTAACCAAGTTGGCGTAACCTCAGCGTGGTTGGGAAGAGCAGACGTAAATAAATGGGCAACTGATACTCAAACCAAGTATTTTGATATTCTAAATGACTTAATTAAACAAGGTATTATTGAGGAATAA